The proteins below come from a single Eubacterium limosum genomic window:
- a CDS encoding DeoR/GlpR family DNA-binding transcription regulator, producing MKNPRLEQIIQLLQQQGTVSVSQLSEIFQVTTKTIRRDLELLESEGELLRTHGGAQLVKEDILREKPLELRLNIEAEKKKRMGLKATGLIEHGQKIFIGAGSSLYHFTEHIDNTKRLYVVTDSVTVVNQLNSRSEIGIFLVGGEITKHTLSTSGTIAENTLRDFYFDLAFVSATTVDEQGNLFHRGPAEYGVYRQLASHSKRLVALMDSGKLFKRDFINVSTLRPGDVLVTDAEADKEMVKHYKEMGLTVIIAE from the coding sequence TTGAAAAATCCACGATTAGAACAAATTATTCAGCTATTGCAACAGCAGGGGACCGTTAGCGTTTCCCAGCTCAGTGAAATTTTTCAGGTAACCACGAAGACCATCCGCCGTGATTTGGAGCTTCTGGAATCCGAGGGAGAGCTTTTGAGAACCCATGGCGGGGCACAGCTTGTCAAGGAGGATATCCTCAGAGAAAAGCCTCTGGAGCTTCGTCTGAACATCGAGGCAGAGAAAAAGAAACGAATGGGGCTCAAGGCCACAGGCCTCATCGAGCATGGTCAGAAGATTTTTATCGGCGCCGGTTCATCACTCTATCATTTTACAGAGCATATTGACAATACCAAGCGGCTTTATGTTGTAACTGATTCGGTCACAGTGGTCAACCAGCTCAACAGCCGCAGTGAGATCGGTATCTTTCTGGTGGGTGGAGAAATCACAAAGCATACCCTCAGCACTTCGGGCACCATTGCGGAAAACACACTTCGGGATTTTTACTTTGACCTGGCCTTTGTATCCGCCACAACAGTGGATGAGCAGGGAAACCTTTTCCACCGCGGCCCGGCGGAGTACGGTGTATACCGGCAGTTGGCGAGCCATTCCAAAAGGCTGGTGGCACTCATGGACTCTGGCAAGCTTTTTAAACGTGATTTTATTAATGTGTCAACACTGCGTCCAGGCGATGTCCTGGTGACCGATGCAGAGGCAGACAAAGAAATGGTCAAGCACTATAAAGAAATGGGGCTGACCGTCATAATTGCTGAATAA
- a CDS encoding ABC transporter permease, with protein sequence MTYLKLEFYKLKRRRIFLTTTAILLIQAVWVIAATDQYLSRGRMLDFPWESLLMTFTSMQVIFFPIAAAVLSSRICDIEHMGNTLKWLETTSETRSRLYLAKFTASNLLLLISSFITFGTLIVYGFFVKAFSVSFPVTAFLTTLVGTALVNAALLALFQAIALYFKNQLIVMVAGIVFGFLGIMGSLLPSALRHLVLSCYYLDLSPAVMAYPSGEIQLTAVPVWPFAVALFLGIILYLAGRYCLSKKEF encoded by the coding sequence ATGACCTATTTAAAACTGGAATTTTACAAACTGAAACGCCGCAGGATCTTTCTGACAACGACAGCCATTCTGCTGATCCAGGCTGTCTGGGTCATTGCCGCTACAGACCAATATTTATCGAGAGGACGAATGCTTGATTTCCCCTGGGAATCCTTGCTCATGACCTTTACCTCCATGCAGGTGATTTTCTTTCCCATTGCCGCCGCAGTGCTCAGCAGCCGCATATGCGATATTGAACATATGGGCAATACTCTGAAATGGCTGGAAACCACCTCTGAAACCAGAAGCCGCCTTTACCTTGCCAAATTTACTGCCAGCAACCTGCTGCTCTTAATATCCTCCTTCATCACCTTTGGTACCCTGATCGTCTATGGCTTTTTCGTCAAGGCTTTCTCAGTTTCCTTTCCCGTCACAGCCTTTCTGACCACCCTTGTGGGGACAGCTCTGGTTAACGCGGCTTTGCTCGCCCTTTTCCAGGCGATCGCGCTGTATTTTAAAAACCAGCTCATCGTGATGGTCGCAGGCATTGTTTTCGGCTTTCTGGGAATCATGGGGAGCCTGCTTCCCTCCGCTTTGAGGCATCTGGTTTTATCCTGCTACTATCTGGATTTATCCCCGGCTGTCATGGCATATCCCTCTGGGGAAATCCAGCTGACAGCAGTGCCTGTCTGGCCATTTGCCGTCGCGCTTTTTCTGGGCATTATCCTCTATCTTGCGGGGCGTTACTGCCTTAGCAAAAAAGAGTTTTGA
- a CDS encoding response regulator transcription factor: protein MDYIKDKGILLVDDEPELLKLVLKILKNEGFVKVYTASSVAEGMTVFLEKAPDMAVLDVMLPDGEGFELLKFIRASSDIPVLFLSARGNAEDRFTGFGLGADDYIIKPFLPQELVFRINAILKRAYKNEAPTFTLADATVDLDRAEIIRGEELLPLTAKEYAILQKLYENAGKIVTIGALCDFVWEGDSYGYEKPLMAHIGRIREKIEADPSHPKSLITVKGLGYKMLVNK, encoded by the coding sequence ATGGATTACATCAAAGATAAAGGCATTCTTCTGGTTGACGATGAACCAGAGCTTTTAAAGCTGGTGCTTAAGATACTCAAAAATGAAGGCTTTGTGAAGGTTTATACAGCGTCGAGCGTGGCCGAGGGAATGACCGTTTTCCTGGAAAAAGCTCCTGATATGGCCGTGCTTGATGTGATGCTGCCAGATGGTGAGGGTTTTGAGCTGCTCAAATTCATCCGTGCCTCTTCGGATATCCCGGTGCTTTTTCTATCAGCCAGAGGCAATGCCGAGGACCGGTTCACCGGCTTTGGACTGGGAGCGGATGATTATATTATTAAGCCCTTTCTGCCGCAGGAGCTTGTGTTTAGGATCAATGCTATTTTAAAACGTGCCTATAAAAATGAAGCGCCGACCTTTACTCTGGCTGATGCCACAGTAGATCTGGACCGCGCTGAGATTATCAGGGGAGAGGAGCTTCTGCCCCTTACGGCCAAAGAGTATGCCATTCTTCAAAAGCTCTATGAAAACGCAGGGAAAATCGTAACCATCGGCGCCCTCTGCGATTTTGTATGGGAGGGCGACAGCTATGGCTATGAAAAACCGCTCATGGCTCATATCGGGCGTATCCGGGAAAAAATCGAGGCTGACCCCAGCCATCCAAAGTCACTTATTACAGTCAAAGGGCTGGGCTATAAAATGTTAGTAAATAAATAG
- a CDS encoding FGGY family carbohydrate kinase — translation MGKYVLVIDEGTTGTRALIFDSDFNIAAQAYQEFTQYTPQENMVEHDAMEIYAKSVGVCREAIEMAGLSSDDIACMGITNQRNTCVIWDKNTGEPLYNAIVWQDSRTGQAVDAIKQTEWAEKILQETGKVIAPHNNALIIKWYMDNVPEIKEKIENGEALYGTMDTWMIWKLTGGKTHAVSCSNASSSGCIDLRTGEWHNEFLDYIGVPKDIFPVIQSESSDYGTTDLFGSAIPITGAVADQQSALFAQGCLEPGTMKCTNGTGSFMDINIGPEFNIASGGVDNLIAWKLGDTITYAVEGFVSVTGSAVQWLRDGLKIIRKSSDIEALAASVPDTNGVYFVPALVGLTTPHNDPFARGMLIGITRGTTEAHIARATLECIAFGIKDILDVVERECSVKIEEIKIDGGASENNLLVQMLADYCDARVSRPDTLEATSLGAALMAALYVNMIGLEDVKNVLNTDQVFEPKIDPVLRDTRSQEWKEAVKRSLNWIRH, via the coding sequence ATGGGGAAATATGTATTAGTAATTGATGAAGGCACTACCGGCACCCGGGCTTTGATTTTTGATTCGGATTTTAACATTGCCGCCCAGGCCTATCAGGAATTTACGCAGTATACACCGCAGGAAAACATGGTTGAGCATGACGCCATGGAAATCTATGCCAAGAGTGTGGGCGTCTGCCGCGAGGCCATCGAGATGGCAGGACTTAGCAGTGATGATATTGCCTGTATGGGCATTACCAATCAACGGAATACCTGTGTTATCTGGGATAAAAATACCGGCGAACCGCTGTACAATGCCATTGTATGGCAAGACAGCCGAACAGGACAGGCCGTAGACGCCATTAAGCAGACCGAATGGGCGGAAAAGATTTTACAGGAGACCGGCAAGGTGATCGCGCCGCACAACAATGCCCTGATCATCAAATGGTACATGGACAATGTTCCGGAAATCAAAGAAAAAATCGAAAATGGCGAGGCGCTGTATGGAACCATGGATACATGGATGATCTGGAAACTGACGGGTGGAAAGACCCATGCCGTTTCCTGCTCTAACGCCTCCAGCAGCGGCTGTATTGATTTGAGAACCGGCGAATGGCACAATGAGTTTCTGGATTATATCGGTGTCCCGAAGGATATTTTTCCAGTTATTCAGTCAGAATCCTCCGACTATGGGACCACCGATCTTTTTGGCAGCGCAATCCCGATCACCGGGGCGGTTGCAGATCAGCAGTCCGCATTGTTTGCCCAGGGCTGCCTTGAGCCCGGGACCATGAAATGTACCAATGGTACTGGCAGCTTTATGGATATTAACATCGGCCCAGAATTTAATATTGCCTCAGGCGGTGTGGATAATCTGATCGCCTGGAAGCTTGGCGATACCATTACCTATGCGGTTGAAGGCTTTGTGTCTGTTACCGGCTCAGCAGTCCAGTGGCTGCGTGATGGCCTGAAAATCATTCGTAAATCATCAGATATTGAGGCTTTGGCGGCTTCGGTTCCAGATACCAACGGCGTTTACTTTGTACCGGCTTTGGTGGGACTGACCACGCCGCACAACGATCCCTTTGCCCGAGGTATGCTCATCGGCATTACCCGCGGAACCACAGAAGCCCATATCGCCCGTGCAACCCTTGAATGTATCGCCTTTGGCATCAAGGATATTCTGGATGTGGTAGAACGGGAATGCAGTGTAAAAATTGAGGAAATCAAGATTGACGGCGGCGCTTCTGAAAACAATCTGCTGGTTCAGATGCTGGCAGATTACTGTGACGCAAGGGTCTCACGTCCGGATACACTGGAAGCCACCAGTCTTGGAGCAGCGCTGATGGCAGCATTGTACGTAAATATGATCGGCCTGGAGGATGTCAAAAATGTATTGAACACAGACCAGGTCTTTGAGCCCAAAATTGACCCTGTGCTTCGTGACACCCGCAGCCAGGAGTGGAAAGAAGCCGTAAAACGTTCGCTGAATTGGATTAGACACTAA
- a CDS encoding ABC transporter ATP-binding protein, whose translation MKNIIETKKLCKEYDSIYRVKHLNLQVREGEVYGFLGPNGAGKSTTMKMLLGLAHPTSGDITVFGKPFTAENRLDILKHTGSLIESPSYYGHLTARENMHILQKLSNISEKDALEALRIVRLDNQLDKKVSQFSFGMKQRLGIAMAIAGFPKLLILDEPTNGLDPAGIEEIRELIKSLPSKYGISVMISSHLLSEIDQMATTCGIINHGELIFQGSLKSLHAYSSPSVAFKTSNPVGTKSLLHRMKPQIDDDAVLVHGIDDKMTARINRLLMEKGIDVYRIETHALSLEDIFLKLTGKGGAL comes from the coding sequence ATGAAAAATATTATTGAGACAAAAAAACTTTGCAAGGAATACGATTCAATCTATCGTGTTAAACACTTAAATCTCCAAGTACGTGAGGGTGAGGTTTATGGCTTTCTGGGGCCAAACGGCGCCGGAAAGTCCACTACCATGAAGATGCTTCTGGGCCTGGCGCATCCCACCTCTGGCGATATTACGGTTTTCGGCAAACCCTTCACAGCAGAGAACCGCCTGGATATTTTAAAGCATACCGGCTCGCTCATTGAGTCCCCGTCCTATTATGGACATCTGACCGCCCGCGAGAACATGCATATTTTGCAGAAGCTTTCAAATATTTCCGAAAAGGATGCCCTTGAGGCCCTGCGCATCGTGCGGCTTGACAACCAGCTGGACAAAAAAGTCAGCCAGTTCTCCTTTGGCATGAAGCAGCGCCTTGGCATCGCCATGGCCATCGCGGGCTTCCCGAAGCTTCTGATCCTCGATGAGCCTACCAACGGCCTTGACCCTGCGGGAATCGAGGAAATCCGCGAATTAATCAAATCCCTTCCCTCAAAGTACGGCATTTCTGTAATGATTTCAAGCCATCTGCTCAGCGAAATCGACCAGATGGCCACCACCTGCGGCATTATCAATCATGGAGAGCTTATCTTTCAGGGGAGCCTGAAATCTCTGCACGCGTACAGCAGCCCCAGTGTGGCTTTTAAAACCAGCAATCCGGTCGGTACAAAATCGCTTCTGCACCGTATGAAGCCACAAATAGATGATGACGCTGTTCTTGTCCATGGTATTGACGATAAAATGACCGCGCGGATCAACCGCCTGCTCATGGAAAAAGGTATTGATGTCTACCGTATTGAAACACACGCATTGAGCCTCGAGGATATTTTCCTGAAGCTTACCGGTAAAGGAGGCGCGTTATAA
- a CDS encoding FGGY-family carbohydrate kinase, translating to MDKKYVVGIDSGTQSTRVIIFDTRGQKVCMGIAAHPPLIAEKAGYAVHDYDDLWNGLCHACDDLFSKFEGDVHEIAAIGLSGQRGTTFFVGEDNRQLCRPISWMDLRWRENASHLPPSTEAMDPWCDYLRNYSRMNWMKTNSPELAGKIHKYLTAPGYMGYQLFGGYVDTLANNLGMPVDREQWALYEDDEVFEKMGLKRSQLARFVEPGQVMGHVTAEAAALTGFPEGCPVVACAGDKQCEVLGSGSISDGQAYITLGTLSGLDIVGEKYIPDAYKKLKHRTYLASVPGTWHAEAAISKGFWLVSWFRDNLAEGLDAKAEKLGMTIEAYLDREAESIPAGSEGLVTIPDWKSNWDKPAAKGMFIGFDHRHKRAHMFRSLIEGIVMQLKVSTDEMCGIIGKSITELRVGGGGSKSVTAVQTIADVFNIPVKKSVETETCSLGCAICAAVGAGIFPDFQQAVEAMGQQTETYTPIAEHHAVYQKLMDRVFSQCYTINEDLLKEIAEITA from the coding sequence ATGGATAAAAAATATGTGGTAGGTATTGACAGCGGCACACAGAGCACCAGAGTGATCATTTTTGATACCAGAGGCCAGAAGGTCTGTATGGGCATAGCCGCCCACCCGCCGTTAATTGCTGAAAAGGCAGGCTATGCAGTACATGACTATGACGATCTATGGAACGGCCTCTGCCATGCCTGCGACGATTTGTTTTCAAAATTCGAGGGTGACGTTCATGAAATTGCTGCGATCGGCTTGTCCGGGCAGCGGGGAACCACCTTTTTTGTCGGAGAGGATAACCGCCAGCTTTGCAGGCCCATCAGCTGGATGGATTTGCGGTGGCGTGAGAACGCTAGTCATTTACCGCCGTCCACTGAAGCGATGGACCCTTGGTGTGATTATCTCAGGAATTATTCAAGAATGAACTGGATGAAAACGAATTCTCCAGAGCTTGCCGGAAAAATACACAAATATCTGACGGCTCCGGGCTACATGGGCTATCAGCTTTTTGGCGGCTATGTGGATACCCTGGCCAACAATCTGGGAATGCCTGTAGACCGGGAGCAGTGGGCGCTTTATGAGGATGATGAGGTTTTTGAAAAAATGGGACTGAAGCGCAGTCAGCTGGCGCGGTTTGTGGAGCCTGGGCAGGTGATGGGTCATGTCACAGCGGAGGCGGCAGCGCTTACAGGCTTTCCAGAGGGCTGCCCGGTGGTGGCCTGTGCGGGTGATAAACAGTGTGAGGTTTTAGGCTCTGGCTCCATCAGTGACGGGCAGGCATACATTACACTGGGAACCCTGAGCGGCCTGGACATCGTAGGAGAAAAGTATATCCCAGATGCTTACAAAAAGCTGAAGCACCGCACCTATCTGGCATCTGTTCCAGGCACATGGCATGCTGAGGCGGCAATATCAAAGGGGTTTTGGCTGGTGTCATGGTTTAGGGACAATCTGGCTGAAGGGCTTGACGCCAAGGCGGAGAAGCTAGGTATGACCATTGAAGCCTACCTTGACAGGGAAGCAGAGAGCATTCCGGCAGGCAGCGAGGGGCTGGTGACGATTCCAGACTGGAAATCCAACTGGGATAAGCCTGCCGCCAAGGGTATGTTTATTGGTTTTGACCACCGCCATAAAAGAGCCCACATGTTCCGATCACTGATCGAAGGCATTGTGATGCAGCTTAAAGTCAGCACAGATGAAATGTGCGGCATCATTGGAAAATCCATCACAGAGCTTCGCGTGGGAGGCGGCGGGAGCAAGAGCGTCACAGCCGTACAGACCATTGCGGATGTATTCAATATTCCGGTTAAAAAATCTGTCGAAACAGAAACCTGCTCTTTAGGCTGTGCTATCTGCGCGGCGGTAGGCGCAGGGATCTTTCCGGATTTTCAGCAGGCTGTCGAAGCCATGGGGCAGCAGACAGAAACCTATACCCCGATCGCAGAGCACCATGCCGTATACCAGAAGCTGATGGACCGCGTGTTCAGCCAGTGCTACACCATTAATGAGGATTTATTGAAGGAAATCGCTGAAATAACGGCTTAG
- a CDS encoding FAD-dependent oxidoreductase, with translation MNSIKNTVEKALREAFPGLEIKVSVDERQIVTLAGECGDWQQLIDVGHRAANVPGVKNVVSDMWVKGLEIPRKDYQTGRAKGYEAGLVGEADIVIAGAGVIGCGIARELAKYPLKIIVVEKNDDVCTGASKANNGNIHPGHAAKTGTLKARLNILGNRMYDRWADELGFVFQRNGLMYIAWEEAYIPALKERYDKGVENGVDGIEMLDGEQAMAIEPELRKLDNPPIAAVWLPSLAHVEPYDVTVALAENAAHNGVEFWFNTPVCDVLRHDGRVEGVVTPKGMIKAGYVINCTGVYADDLSEMAGDRSFTIHPRKGTIAILDKAKQYPYRPQMGFVGNALENRMKKIKNAESKGGGCCKTPEGNYLLGPSAKEVWNKEDTATDPDGLEYAMSCNQHKNVGQQDLIRVFTGVRAADFKEDFIIEMSPVTNGFINVAGIQSPGLASAPAIAEMVENIVLEDSEKKNRKLEVRQDYQPREKPKTLFRKLPPDEKRKLIEREPSFGKIVCRCETITEGEILEALDSPVMPASIEAIKRRTRAGMGRCQGGFCQPRVIEILAKKLGRDWSEINFSEQGTNFLEKMNK, from the coding sequence ATGAACAGCATAAAAAACACAGTAGAAAAAGCGCTCAGGGAAGCGTTCCCTGGGCTTGAAATCAAGGTTTCAGTCGACGAAAGGCAGATCGTAACACTGGCAGGAGAGTGCGGGGACTGGCAGCAGTTAATTGATGTGGGACACAGGGCAGCCAATGTGCCGGGAGTGAAAAATGTCGTCAGTGATATGTGGGTAAAAGGACTGGAGATTCCCAGAAAGGACTACCAGACCGGACGGGCAAAGGGCTATGAAGCCGGACTGGTGGGGGAAGCGGACATTGTCATTGCCGGAGCCGGTGTCATCGGCTGTGGAATTGCGCGGGAGCTGGCTAAGTATCCTCTGAAAATTATTGTTGTCGAAAAGAATGATGACGTCTGTACGGGTGCGTCTAAGGCCAATAATGGAAATATTCATCCGGGTCACGCGGCCAAAACAGGAACCCTTAAAGCCAGGCTCAATATATTGGGAAACCGGATGTATGACAGGTGGGCAGATGAGCTGGGGTTTGTATTTCAGCGGAACGGCCTGATGTACATTGCATGGGAGGAGGCTTACATCCCGGCCCTTAAGGAGCGCTATGACAAGGGTGTGGAAAATGGTGTGGACGGCATTGAAATGCTCGACGGCGAGCAGGCAATGGCCATCGAGCCAGAACTCAGAAAGCTGGACAATCCACCCATTGCGGCAGTCTGGCTTCCAAGCCTGGCTCATGTAGAGCCCTATGACGTCACCGTGGCACTGGCTGAGAACGCGGCCCATAACGGTGTTGAATTCTGGTTTAACACGCCGGTCTGTGATGTGCTGAGACATGACGGCAGAGTTGAAGGCGTGGTCACGCCAAAGGGTATGATCAAGGCGGGCTATGTCATCAACTGCACCGGCGTTTACGCCGATGATCTTTCAGAAATGGCGGGAGATCGTTCCTTTACCATTCATCCAAGAAAGGGGACCATCGCGATTCTGGATAAGGCCAAGCAGTATCCCTACAGGCCCCAGATGGGCTTTGTGGGAAACGCCCTTGAAAACCGGATGAAAAAAATCAAAAACGCTGAATCGAAGGGCGGAGGCTGCTGCAAAACACCAGAGGGAAATTACCTGCTTGGCCCGTCAGCCAAAGAAGTCTGGAATAAGGAGGACACCGCGACCGACCCGGATGGCCTGGAATATGCCATGAGCTGTAACCAGCACAAGAATGTGGGGCAGCAAGACCTTATCCGCGTTTTTACAGGAGTGCGGGCAGCGGATTTTAAAGAGGATTTTATCATTGAGATGTCTCCGGTGACCAACGGCTTTATCAATGTGGCGGGGATCCAGTCGCCCGGGCTGGCTTCAGCGCCAGCCATCGCCGAAATGGTCGAGAACATCGTGTTGGAGGATTCTGAGAAGAAAAACAGAAAACTCGAAGTCCGTCAGGACTATCAGCCGCGCGAAAAGCCAAAAACACTTTTCAGAAAGCTGCCGCCGGATGAGAAGAGGAAGCTGATCGAGAGAGAGCCTTCCTTTGGAAAAATTGTCTGCCGCTGTGAAACCATCACTGAGGGTGAGATATTGGAGGCACTCGACAGTCCGGTCATGCCGGCATCCATCGAGGCCATAAAACGGCGGACAAGAGCCGGGATGGGAAGATGCCAGGGGGGCTTCTGCCAGCCGCGGGTGATCGAGATCCTTGCCAAAAAACTTGGCAGGGACTGGAGTGAGATCAATTTTTCAGAACAGGGGACCAATTTTCTGGAAAAGATGAATAAATAG
- a CDS encoding ABC transporter permease, translated as MFKNAVLAESLKLKGSKIALPVILLPLISVLLGSGNFAANPHELTNGWYSLWTQVALFYGYFFYPIIISICCAYTIHLEKSNHNWNAMMTCPVRPGAVILSKLIVTSTVSLIVQAFLVILYLTAGLLLGVKGGFPLDIVNFSLCGLAASIAVAAVQLYLSMIVKSFALPIGICLGTCVLGLGLCVTGLWMLYPTSLLVKGFGALNQAALSPLEHILFFILCAAYTLVFTGLAIRRLTKRDTATS; from the coding sequence ATGTTTAAAAATGCTGTTTTAGCTGAAAGCCTGAAGCTTAAGGGCTCAAAAATCGCTTTGCCTGTAATCCTTCTGCCCCTGATCAGTGTTCTGCTTGGCAGCGGCAACTTTGCTGCCAATCCTCACGAGCTTACCAACGGGTGGTACAGTCTCTGGACACAGGTCGCTCTGTTTTACGGCTATTTCTTTTATCCAATCATTATTTCCATCTGCTGTGCGTACACTATACATCTTGAAAAGAGCAACCATAACTGGAACGCAATGATGACCTGCCCAGTTCGACCGGGAGCTGTTATCCTGTCAAAGCTTATTGTCACCTCCACAGTCAGCCTGATTGTCCAGGCTTTTCTGGTAATACTCTATCTGACAGCCGGACTGCTCCTCGGCGTCAAAGGCGGCTTTCCACTGGATATTGTAAATTTCAGCCTCTGCGGCCTTGCAGCCTCCATCGCAGTAGCGGCCGTTCAGCTTTATTTATCCATGATCGTTAAAAGCTTTGCTCTGCCCATCGGCATCTGTTTGGGCACTTGTGTGCTGGGGTTGGGGCTTTGCGTCACTGGCCTGTGGATGCTCTATCCTACTTCCCTGCTGGTCAAGGGCTTTGGCGCGCTGAACCAGGCAGCCCTCAGCCCACTTGAGCATATTTTGTTCTTTATCCTCTGCGCTGCGTATACCCTTGTTTTCACAGGGCTGGCAATCCGCCGTCTTACAAAGCGAGACACCGCCACATCGTAG
- a CDS encoding FAD-binding oxidoreductase translates to MKQEELILGLKKVVGDDRVITDDASIEVASRDYIGFRRYHRSDGKIWVPKAACVVKPADTQQASEVLKFLNANKADVVPRTGGSSVTMGLEPVEGGVILDGSDMNEIIEIDEENRIVTAKCGTPLEYLEEVLNKKGFTTGHYPQSLPLASLGGLVATRSIGQFSTLYGGIEDVIVGLEAVLADGTIVRIKNVPRRSTGPDLRHLFIGSEGMLGFVTEVSLKLYPYKPENRWMRAYGVIGMKRGLDFIREIMIAGYKPAVVRLHDKYEVAERMGAPAPEGYAMLLFIAEGPAEIARVTGEAIEKLAGEYELLDLGTKPVEVWLETRNDSCPNIDKPINYNKGLVSDTTEIAANWSEIGDIYEAMIERIRNEISNISFVGAHSSHSYLTGTNIYCRFNFLADKGVDAVQKDYMDLVSIIMEETLKRGGSIAHHHGSGKYRTKWMPQEHGSSYELMYRLKDALDPNHIMNKGVLLVER, encoded by the coding sequence ATGAAACAGGAAGAGTTGATTTTAGGTCTTAAAAAGGTGGTCGGCGACGATCGGGTAATCACAGACGATGCCAGTATTGAGGTGGCATCCAGAGATTATATTGGTTTTCGCCGTTATCACAGGTCAGATGGGAAAATATGGGTGCCAAAGGCCGCCTGTGTTGTAAAACCCGCTGACACCCAGCAGGCTTCAGAGGTATTAAAATTTTTAAATGCAAACAAGGCCGATGTGGTGCCCAGAACCGGCGGTTCCAGCGTTACCATGGGCTTGGAGCCCGTGGAGGGCGGTGTGATTTTAGACGGCTCAGATATGAATGAGATTATTGAGATTGATGAGGAAAACCGGATTGTAACCGCCAAGTGCGGCACACCTCTGGAATACCTTGAAGAGGTGCTGAACAAAAAGGGCTTTACCACCGGGCACTATCCACAGTCCCTGCCCCTTGCCAGCCTGGGCGGCCTGGTGGCAACCCGGAGCATCGGCCAGTTTTCAACCCTTTACGGCGGTATTGAGGATGTGATCGTCGGGCTGGAAGCTGTGCTGGCAGACGGTACCATTGTCCGTATAAAAAATGTGCCGAGACGTTCCACCGGGCCAGATCTCAGACACCTGTTTATCGGCAGTGAGGGGATGCTGGGCTTTGTAACAGAGGTTTCCTTAAAGCTGTACCCCTACAAGCCAGAGAATAGATGGATGCGTGCTTATGGTGTTATCGGCATGAAGCGGGGGCTTGACTTTATCCGGGAAATTATGATTGCTGGCTACAAGCCGGCAGTGGTGCGCCTTCATGACAAATATGAGGTAGCGGAACGTATGGGAGCGCCAGCGCCAGAGGGTTATGCCATGCTTCTCTTTATCGCGGAGGGACCAGCGGAAATCGCGAGGGTTACAGGCGAAGCCATTGAAAAACTGGCAGGCGAATACGAGCTGTTAGATTTGGGTACCAAGCCAGTAGAGGTCTGGCTGGAAACACGAAACGATTCCTGCCCGAACATTGACAAGCCCATCAATTACAATAAGGGGCTGGTTTCAGACACCACTGAAATAGCAGCCAACTGGTCTGAAATCGGGGACATCTATGAAGCGATGATCGAGAGAATTCGGAATGAGATCAGCAATATTTCCTTTGTCGGCGCGCATTCCTCACACAGCTACCTTACAGGGACAAATATTTATTGCCGGTTTAATTTCTTAGCGGATAAGGGGGTCGATGCCGTACAGAAAGATTATATGGATCTGGTCAGCATTATTATGGAAGAGACACTGAAGCGGGGCGGAAGCATCGCACATCATCACGGCTCTGGGAAATACCGGACAAAATGGATGCCGCAGGAGCACGGCTCATCCTATGAATTGATGTATCGCCTCAAGGATGCACTCGATCCAAACCATATTATGAATAAGGGCGTATTGTTAGTCGAAAGATAA